The Thermoleophilia bacterium nucleotide sequence ACCGCACCCGTGCTGGATGCGCTGGCCTCTGCTGGCGGCAAGATAATCAGTGCATACGCCGTCGGCCACGACAACATCGATGTCGCAGCGGCAACACGCCTGGGATTGGCAGTCGGCAACACGCCAGGCGTGCTGACCGAGGCTACCGCCGAGATGGCGGTGGCCCTCACGTTTTCCGCCGCGCGGAGGATCGTGCACGCCGACGAGTGGGTGCGAGGAGGACAATTCCAAGGCTGGCAACCCACGATGATGCTGGGCGACCTGCTTTGGAGAAAGACACTCGGCGTCATTGGTGCCGGCCGTATCGGCAGCGCCTACTCGCGCATGATGGTCGAGGGGCACAAGATGAACCTCCTCTACGCAAGCAGGCGACCTAATCGAGAGCTCGAACGCCGCGTTGCTGCCTACAACGCCTGCCTCACCTCCCTCGGCGACGACCCCGTGTCTGTCGCGCGCGCAACGAGCCTCGACGAACTCCTCCGGGAGGCGGACGTCGTCAGTCTACACGTTCCGCTAAGCGATGAGACGCGCCACCTCATCGGCGCGCGTCAACTGGCAGAGATGAAGCCGACAGCAATTCTCGTCAACACAAGCCGAGGCCCCGTCATCGACGAGGCCGCACTCGTTGACCACTGCCGCCAGTGCCCCTCATTCCACGCCGCACTTGATGTCTTCGAGGAAGAGCCCGCGCTTCATCCCGGACTAGACCGCCTCGAGAACGTAGTGCTCACGCCCCACCTTGGCTCAGCCACAAGCTGGACTCGCGAGGGTATGGCTGCGCTGGCAGCCCTCAACGTCGTCGCGGTTCTTCACGAGTGGCCGGCATGGCATCACGCCGACGCCCTCGACGACGTGATGCCCTTCCTAGCACAGCATCCCCCAAAGGCCGCTCCAAGCTTGGTGAACGCAGAACAGCTGGGCCTTGGGCATCTTTCGCCATACTCGCCATAGCATTGGGACGCCGACACCCGCAGCACTACGGCGTGTCGCGCGATACGGAGGGCAAAGACAGTCGAGCGCGAGATCAGTCTGCGTCGATTTCCTCGGTCGTGGCGCCACTCTCGCTGACGACCATGCGCGCCACTGCACTCACGACGTCACCTTCGCGCATGTTCATGACCCTTACACCCTGAGTCGCGCGCCCGTGGCGACTGATTCCGTCCGCACGTACCCGAATCACGACGCCGTCGCGACTCTGCAGCATGATCTCGTGATTGTCGCGTACCACCCGAACGCCGGCTAGATAGCCCTTGCGGTCGGTGAGCGCGATGGTTCGGACACCGATTCCGCCCCGACCGGTGAGTCGATACTCGCTCAGCGGTGTGCGCTTGCCGAACCCGTTCTCGGTAATCACAAAGAGTTCACTGTCGTCACGCGCGATATCCATCGCGATCACCTCATCCGCCGGCCGAAGCCGCATGCCTAGAACGCCCGATGCGTCTCTGCCCATGGCCCGGACCTCTCGTTCGTGAAAACGGATTGCCTGGCCGAAGCGGCTCACCATGAT carries:
- a CDS encoding NAD(P)-dependent oxidoreductase, which gives rise to MCKIAPTIVNPAGRFRVVVTKRLPGSRWQEVLVAADCRLEILNGQDTLREEQLVQVIGERCAAVISQLTEEWTAPVLDALASAGGKIISAYAVGHDNIDVAAATRLGLAVGNTPGVLTEATAEMAVALTFSAARRIVHADEWVRGGQFQGWQPTMMLGDLLWRKTLGVIGAGRIGSAYSRMMVEGHKMNLLYASRRPNRELERRVAAYNACLTSLGDDPVSVARATSLDELLREADVVSLHVPLSDETRHLIGARQLAEMKPTAILVNTSRGPVIDEAALVDHCRQCPSFHAALDVFEEEPALHPGLDRLENVVLTPHLGSATSWTREGMAALAALNVVAVLHEWPAWHHADALDDVMPFLAQHPPKAAPSLVNAEQLGLGHLSPYSP